A window of the Lolium perenne isolate Kyuss_39 chromosome 7, Kyuss_2.0, whole genome shotgun sequence genome harbors these coding sequences:
- the LOC127315160 gene encoding BTB/POZ and MATH domain-containing protein 2-like, producing the protein MGATSDELTASAIVAPAVSGSHILRIDGYSRTKGLGNGKFIASEKFSVGDHCWCLKYYPDSHCLKNSDCISIFLHLANNTVHEVKAIFRISLLDQDGNPLPSFRKLSTLCSFSRSQHSMGYELIKRSDLEESVYLKDDIFSVRCDVTVAKEIFTKALPISDVFK; encoded by the coding sequence ATGGGTGCCACAAGCGATGAGCTGACGGCGTCAGCCATCGTCGCCCCAGCCGTGTCTGGATCGCACATCCTCCGCATCGACGGCTACTCCCGCACCAAGGGGCTCGGCAACGGCAAGTTCATCGCATCCGAGAAGTTCTCTGTCGGTGATCATTGTTGGTGTCTAAAGTACTACCCCGACAGTCACTGCCTCAAGAATTCCGATTGCATATCCATCTTCCTGCATCTTGCTAACAATACTGTTCATGAAGTCAAAGCCATCTTCAGGATTAGTTTGCTAGACCAAGATGGGAACCCTTTGCCTTCATTCAGAAAGCTGAGCACGCTGTGCAGCTTCTCCCGCAGCCAACATTCGATGGGCTATGAGCTCATCAAGAGGAGCGACCTGGAGGAATCGGTTTACCTGAAGGACGACATATTCAGCGTAAGGTGCGATGTAACGGTGGCAAAGGAGATTTTCACCAAGGCCCTACCGATTTCTGATGTGTTCAAGTGA